DNA from Petropleomorpha daqingensis:
CGGCTCGTGCACCCGCCACGCGCCGCAGCCGGCCGGGACGCCGTCCACCTCGGCGACCAGGAAGAGCCCGACCGGTGGCAGGAACTCCGCCGGGTCGACGACGGCCGCGTCCGGGCCGCCGTAGCGCTCGGTGTACTCGGCCTGCACGCGGGCGACCAGCCCGCGCGCCACCGGGTCGTCGTACGGAGCCGGGGTCAGCCGCACGACGCGGCCGTCGCGCAGCCCGGCCTCAGCCGAAGTGGACATGCCCCGGCGCCTCCGCTCCGACCGCCCGCACGGCCGCAGCCGCGGGCTCACCGCTCACCAGCACGGCGCCATTCTCATCAGCGTCCCGGACGGCCCCGACCTCGACCCACCCGTCGGGCAGCGCCGTCCCGGCCGGGAAGGCGGCGACCAGCGCGTGGTCCTCGCCCCCGGTGAGCACCCACGCCATCGGGTCGGCGCCCAGCGCGGCCGCGACCTGCTGCAGCGGGCCGGGCGGCTCCAGGCAGGCGCGCACCAGCGCGGCCCGGTCGAGGTCGAACACGGCGCCGCTGGCCAGCGCCAGGTGCCCGACGTCGGCCAGCAGCCCGTCGCTGACGTCGCACATCGCCGTGGCGCCGGCGGCCGCGGCGGCCGGGCCGGCCGCGTACGGCGGGTGCGGACGGCGGTGCGCGCCGACCGCCGCCGCGGGGCTCTTGAACCCGCGGCGCAGGGCGGCCAGCCCGCACGCCGACCAGCCCAGCCGGCCGGCGAGGGCCACGACGTCGCCGGGCCGGGCGCCGGAGCGCAGCACCGGGGCGCGGCCGGCCAGATCGCCCAGCGCGGTCACCGACAGGACGACGGCCTCGCTGTCCGGCGCCGCGGCCACCGTGTCGCCGCCGACCACGGCCGCCCCCAGCGGCGCGCACTCGGCGGCCAGCCCCGCCGCGACGCCCTCCAGCCAGCTGGTAGGGGTGTCCGCCGGGCAGGCCAGCCCGACCAGCAGCGCCGTCGCCACCCCGCCCATCGCCGCGACGTCGGCCAGGTTCGCCGCGGCCGCCTTGTGCCCGATGTCCTCGGCCGAGGACCAGTCACGGCGGAAGTGCCGCCCCTCGACCAGCACGTCGGTGGTCGCCACGACCCGGCCGTCGGGCGTGCGCAGGACGGCGGCGTCGTCACCGGGCCCGACCTCGGCGGCCGCCGCGGTACCCGCCCGGGCGACCACCCGGGAGATCACGCCGAACTCGCCGACGACCCGGACGCTGTCGGCCGAATTCCCCCGGGGGACCAGCGGACGGGGTCGACTCACGAGGTGACCCCCGTCGCTCCCGTAAGGTGGCGCAGCGGCCGGCAGGTCGCCGGTGCCGCACGAACGCTCGCTCGCACCGCTCCATGGCAGCGCTGCCCCAGGAAGGGTCTTCCGTGGTCCACGCCTACATCCTCATCCAGACCGAAGTCGGCAAGGCCGCGCAGGTCGCCTCGACGATCAGCGAGATCGACGGCGTGACCAAGGCCGAGGACGTGACCGGGCCCTACGACGTCATCGTCCGCGCCGAGGCCGAGACCGTCGACGAGCTCGGCCGCCTCGTGGTCGCCCGCGTGCAGTCCGTCGACGGGATCACCCGCACGCTGACCTGCCCCGTCGTCAACCTCTGAGCGCCCTGACCGAGCAGCCGCCGCCCCAGGCACCCCACCGCGACCCGTTCCGGCGGATCGCGCTGATCCTGACGATCGCGCTGGTGGTCGTCGTCGCCGGCGTCGTGGTGCTCGTGCGCGTGGTCGGCGGCGGCAGCGACGGCGGCAGGGGCACCGTCGCCGACATCAGCGGCACGCCCAGCCCGGAGCGGGAGGACCTGCCCCCGCTGGCGGTCGACGTCCCGCCGGTGACCGCCGAGGCCGACGCCGCCTGCCCGGCGCTGATGAGCGCGCTGCCGCTGGAGCTGGCCGGCGAGAAGTCCCGCGCGGTGAAGTCGTCCTCGCCGTTCGCCTACGCCTGGGGGGACCCGCCGGTCGTGCTGATCTGCGGCGTCGACCGCCCGGCCGGGTTCGTGGCCACGTCGGGGCTGATCCAGATCGACGCCGTCCAGTGGTACGTCGACGACTCCGACCCGGACACCGTCGTCTGGACCGCCGTCGACCGCCCGGTCTACGTCCAGCTGTCCATCCCGAGCTCGCTGGACAGCGCGTCGGCCACCGAGCTGTCCGACGTCATCGCGAAGGTGCTGCCCGCCCAGCAGCCCCAGCCCGGCGGCTGACCGGGCTCACCCCGGTGGCAGCAGCGCCAGCTGCTGCCGCAGCGCCTCGGCCACCTCGCGCCGGGCGTGCGACGGCGAGTCGGCGACCGACGTGACCGCCACGCTGAAGACGCCGTGGCCGCACCAGGCAGAGGCGGCCGGCCCCGGCAGCCCCTCGGGCTCGTCGACGGTCACCAGCTGACACCCCCCGGGCAGCTCGTCGGGGTCCTCGCTGAGCATCCCGCGGTAGGACTCCGCGTCGTTGCCGGCGAGGTCCTCGGCGTAGGCGCTCGCTCCTGCCCGCTCGGCGAACTGGTAGACGAACACGCTGGTCACCGGGCCGGAGCCGTCCCCGGCACCCCAGAACCGCTCCCAGCCGAAGCGGAACCCGTAGCCGTCGAGCACCCCGCGCTCGTGGTCGGGATCGGGGGCGTACGCGGCGACGTCGCCCACCCACTTCTCCCCCGCCGGTGGCGACAGGGCGTCGTCCGGCACCCGTGACAGCCCCGACGGCACCGCGCGGATGATCAACCGCTCCAGCTCCTCGGGGCTCGACGGGACCGCCCCGCCGGGTGCGGCCGACGCCACCCCGGCGACCGTCCGGCCGGTGCACCCGGTCAGCAGGGGGACGGCGCACAGCAGGGCGCCGGCCACCACGCGGCCGGCCGCACCCGGTCGCGGGGACAGCCGGCCCCGGTTCACCGAGGTGCCCGGGCGCCCTCGCGCACAGCGGTGGCGACCAGCCGGTCGACCAGCTCGGGGTAGGTCACGCCCGTGGCCGCCCACATGCGCGGGAACATCGAGATCGGCGTGAAGCCCGGCATGGTGTTCACCTCGTTGATCACCAGCCGGTCGGAACCGTCGGGGGCGGTGCCGAGGAAGAAGTCGACCCGGGCCAGCCCGCGGCAGTCCAGCGCGAGGAACGCCCGGCGCGCCTGCTGCTGCACGGCCCGGGTCTGCTCGGGGGTCAGGTCGGCCGGCACGTCGAAGTCGACGGCGTCGTCGAGGTACTTGGCGGCGAAGTCGTACCAGTCGGTGCCCGGCCGCAGCTTGATCTCGGCGGGCACGCTGGCCTCGGGGGCGCCGCCGTCCCGGCCGGCGAGCACGCCGCACTCGATCTCGCGGCCCGGCACGGAGGCCTCGACGATCACCTTCTCGTCGACCGCGGCGGCCGTCGCCACGGCCTCGGGGAAGTCGGCCCAGTCGGTCACCTTGGTGATGCCGATGCTGGAGCCCGCGCGGGAGGGCTTGACGAACACCGGCAGCCCGAGCCGCTCGCGGGCGGCGTCGTCGAGCAGCTTCGGGTCGGCGCAGACCGCGCCGTCGGCGTCCCGCAGGACGACGTGGTCGCCCTGCGGCAGCCCGTTGGCCTCGAGGAGCTTCTTGGTGAACTCCTTGTCCATCGACGCCGCGCTGGCGAACACCCCGGAGCCGACGTACGGGACGCCGGCCATCTCCAGCAGGCCCTGGATGGTGCCGTCCTCGCCGTAGGCGCCGTGCAGCACCGGGAAGACGACGTCGACCTCGGTCAGCGCCGGCCCGATCGCCGACCCGGGCTCGAGGACGGCGAGACCGCGACCGGCCGGGTCGCCGACGAGCGACACCGCCGTCCCGCCGCTGACCTCCGGCAGCTCGCCCTCGGTGATCGCGAGGCGCTGGTCGGGGTCGGCGAGCACCCACCGACCGTCGGTGGCGATCCCGACGCGGACGACGTCGTAGCGCTCGGGGTCCAGCGCCGCGATCACGCTCCCCGCGGAGACGCACGAGATCGCGTGTTCCGCGCTGCGGCCGCCGAAGACGACCGCCACGCGCACCTTGTCTGCCTTGCTGCTCATCGCGCCCGACCCTAGCCGAGCGCCGGCTGCAGCCCCTCCAGCGCGGCGGACAGATCGGCCACCAGGTCGGCGGTGTCCTCGATCCCGCAGGAGAAGCGCACGAAGCCGGGAGGGACGGCGTCGCCGCCCCACTGGGCGCGCCGGTCCAGGGTGCTGTGCACCCCGCCGAAGGACGTCGCCGCCGTCCAGAGCCGGCTCGCGGCCGCCAGCCGGGCCACCGCCTCCTCCGACGCGAAGGTCGCCGACACCACGCCGTTGGGGCGCAGCATCTGGCGGGCGGCCAGCGCCGCCGACGGGTCCCCGGGCAGCCACGGCCAGCGGACCTCGCTCACCGCCGGCGCGCCGGCCAGCAGCTCGGCGACGGCCGCGGCGGTCGCCGCCTGCCGGGCCAGCCGCAGGTCCAGCGTGCTCATCGACCGGTGCCCCAGCCACGCCTCGAACGGCCCGGGCGTGGCGCCGGTGTGGTCGCGCCAGCTCTTCATCCGGGCGTGCAGCTCGTCGTCGGTGGTGCTGACGTGGCCGAGCAGCAGGTCGCTGTGCCCGGTCAGCGCCTTGGTGTCGCTGCCGATGGTCAGGTCGGCGCCGAGCGCCAGCGGCTTCTGGCCGAGCGGGGTCGCGGTGGTGTTGTCGACGGCGAGCACCGCGCCGGCCGCCCTCGTCGCCGCGGCGACGGCGGCGATGTCGCAGACGTCGAGCTGCGGGTTGCTCGGCGTCTCCAGCAGCACGAACCGCGCGCCCTCCAGGTCGCCGCGGGCGGCCACCTCGCCGATCTCGGGCGTGGAGACGAGGTCGACGCGCATGCCGAAGCGGCTGAGCTCGTCGGCGGCCAGGGCCCGCGTCGCGTAGTAGCCGTCGGACGGCAGCACGACCCGGTCGCCGGCGCCGGCGCAGGCCAGCAGCGCGGCGCTGACCGCCGCCATGCCGGTGGCGAACGACAGGCAGCGGCCGCCGTCCAGCTCGCCGACGGCGGCCTCGAACACCCGCAGCGTCGGCTGCCCGGTGCGGGCGTAGCCGTCGGCACCGCCGGTTCCCGGAGGGACGTCGCCGAGGTGGAACGGCGCGGCGAACACCGGGGACGGGCGCAGCGGAGCTCCCGGGACGGCGGCGTCCTCCCCCGCGCGGACCGACCGCGTGCCGTCCCCGTACTCCGGACTCACTCGGGCTTGGCCTCCCGGCTCATGATCTCCCGCACCAGGTTCTTCGGTGACTCGCCCTCGTGGCAGACCCGGACCACCGCCTCGGTGATCGGGACGTCGACGCCGTGGGCGCGGGCCAGGTCGAGCACCGAGCGGCAGCTCTTGACGCCCTCGGCGGTCTGCTTGGTGCTCTCCTGCACCTGCTCGACCGTCATGCCCCGGCCCAGCTTCTCGCCGAAGGTGCGGTTGCGCGACAGCGGTGAGCTGCACGTGGCGACCAGGTCGCCCAGGCCGGCCAGCCCGGCGAACGTGGTCAGCTCGGCGCCGAGCGCCAGCCCCAGCCGGGCGGTCTCGGCGAGGCCGCGCGTGATCAGCGACGCCCGGGTGTTGTCACCGAAGCCCAGGCCCTCGGCGACGCCCGCGGCCAGGGCGATGACGTTCTTCACCGCGCCGCCGAGCTCGCAGCCGACCAGGTCGGGGTTGGTGTACGGCCGGAAGTAGACCGTGTGGCAGGCCGCCTGCAGCGCCTCGGCCCGGTCGGTGTCGGGGCAGGCGATGACCGTGGCCGCCGGCTGCTCCTCGGCGATCTCCCGGGCGAGGTTCGGGCCGGACAGCGCGGCCACACGATCGGGCCCGGCGCCGGTGACCTCGCAGATCACCTCGCTCATCCGCTTGGTGCTGCCGAGCTCGATGCCCTTCATGAGCGAGAGCAGGCTGGCCTCCGGCGGCAGCAGCGGCGCCCACTCGGCCAGGTTGTCCCGCAGCGACTGGGACGGGATCGACAGCACCACGATGTCGGCGTCGACCAGCGCCTCGGCCGGATCGGCGGTCGTCCGGATCGCGGCGGGCAGCCGGATGCCGGGCAGGTAGTCCTTGTTCTCGCCGTCCTCGGTGATCGCCTTGGCCAGCTCGGGCCGGCGCGCGAACAGCGCGACGTCGCAGCCGGCGTCCGCCAGGACCTTGGCGAACGTCGTCCCCCACGACCCGGCGCTGAGCACCGCCGCCCGCGTCACGCCGCGCTCCCCGAGACGTCCCCGGGCTGCTCGCGCCGGGGGCGGGAGTAGAAGCTGTCGGGCGGGGTCTGGCCGCGCAGCTCGCCCAGCTGCTCGCGCACCCGGCTCATGATCAGGTCGGTCGTCCGGCGCAGCAGGTCGGGGGTGAGCGCCCGCCCCGCCGCGACCTCGGCGCGCAGCGCCGAGAGGTCCACCGGGTCGCCGACCAGGTAGTCCGCCGGCGAGCGCAGGCGCAGGTGCCACTTCTTGGTGTGGTAGTCGTGCAGGAGCTGCGGCCCCCACTGGGCGACCGGGACGACGACGGCGTCGGTGGTCAGCGCCAGCCGGGCGACGCCGGTGCGCGACTCCATCGGCCACCAGTCCGGATCGCGGGTCACCGACCCCTCGGGGTAGATCACGATGACGTTGCCCTCGGCGAGGTCCTGCTGCGCGGCGGAGACCGAACCGCGGGCCTCGGCGGTGAACCGGGCGACCGGGATCTGCCCGGCATGCCGCAGGACCCAGCCGGCGAAGCCCTTGAACAGCGACTCCTTGGCCAGGAAGTGCG
Protein-coding regions in this window:
- a CDS encoding Lrp/AsnC ligand binding domain-containing protein, with product MVHAYILIQTEVGKAAQVASTISEIDGVTKAEDVTGPYDVIVRAEAETVDELGRLVVARVQSVDGITRTLTCPVVNL
- a CDS encoding lysophospholipid acyltransferase family protein, translated to MAKTTRPPKWRTRRPIPIGMAICIATIYPLASLVFRLRYRHGDRIPPTGPVLLVANHVSVLDPIACARLVFDNGRIPHFLAKESLFKGFAGWVLRHAGQIPVARFTAEARGSVSAAQQDLAEGNVIVIYPEGSVTRDPDWWPMESRTGVARLALTTDAVVVPVAQWGPQLLHDYHTKKWHLRLRSPADYLVGDPVDLSALRAEVAAGRALTPDLLRRTTDLIMSRVREQLGELRGQTPPDSFYSRPRREQPGDVSGSAA
- a CDS encoding cystathionine gamma-lyase yields the protein MSPEYGDGTRSVRAGEDAAVPGAPLRPSPVFAAPFHLGDVPPGTGGADGYARTGQPTLRVFEAAVGELDGGRCLSFATGMAAVSAALLACAGAGDRVVLPSDGYYATRALAADELSRFGMRVDLVSTPEIGEVAARGDLEGARFVLLETPSNPQLDVCDIAAVAAATRAAGAVLAVDNTTATPLGQKPLALGADLTIGSDTKALTGHSDLLLGHVSTTDDELHARMKSWRDHTGATPGPFEAWLGHRSMSTLDLRLARQAATAAAVAELLAGAPAVSEVRWPWLPGDPSAALAARQMLRPNGVVSATFASEEAVARLAAASRLWTAATSFGGVHSTLDRRAQWGGDAVPPGFVRFSCGIEDTADLVADLSAALEGLQPALG
- a CDS encoding DUF3515 domain-containing protein; the encoded protein is MVVVAGVVVLVRVVGGGSDGGRGTVADISGTPSPEREDLPPLAVDVPPVTAEADAACPALMSALPLELAGEKSRAVKSSSPFAYAWGDPPVVLICGVDRPAGFVATSGLIQIDAVQWYVDDSDPDTVVWTAVDRPVYVQLSIPSSLDSASATELSDVIAKVLPAQQPQPGG
- a CDS encoding D-alanine--D-alanine ligase family protein, which gives rise to MSSKADKVRVAVVFGGRSAEHAISCVSAGSVIAALDPERYDVVRVGIATDGRWVLADPDQRLAITEGELPEVSGGTAVSLVGDPAGRGLAVLEPGSAIGPALTEVDVVFPVLHGAYGEDGTIQGLLEMAGVPYVGSGVFASAASMDKEFTKKLLEANGLPQGDHVVLRDADGAVCADPKLLDDAARERLGLPVFVKPSRAGSSIGITKVTDWADFPEAVATAAAVDEKVIVEASVPGREIECGVLAGRDGGAPEASVPAEIKLRPGTDWYDFAAKYLDDAVDFDVPADLTPEQTRAVQQQARRAFLALDCRGLARVDFFLGTAPDGSDRLVINEVNTMPGFTPISMFPRMWAATGVTYPELVDRLVATAVREGARAPR
- a CDS encoding thiamine-phosphate kinase: MSRPRPLVPRGNSADSVRVVGEFGVISRVVARAGTAAAAEVGPGDDAAVLRTPDGRVVATTDVLVEGRHFRRDWSSAEDIGHKAAAANLADVAAMGGVATALLVGLACPADTPTSWLEGVAAGLAAECAPLGAAVVGGDTVAAAPDSEAVVLSVTALGDLAGRAPVLRSGARPGDVVALAGRLGWSACGLAALRRGFKSPAAAVGAHRRPHPPYAAGPAAAAAGATAMCDVSDGLLADVGHLALASGAVFDLDRAALVRACLEPPGPLQQVAAALGADPMAWVLTGGEDHALVAAFPAGTALPDGWVEVGAVRDADENGAVLVSGEPAAAAVRAVGAEAPGHVHFG
- a CDS encoding NAD(P)H-dependent glycerol-3-phosphate dehydrogenase, translated to MTRAAVLSAGSWGTTFAKVLADAGCDVALFARRPELAKAITEDGENKDYLPGIRLPAAIRTTADPAEALVDADIVVLSIPSQSLRDNLAEWAPLLPPEASLLSLMKGIELGSTKRMSEVICEVTGAGPDRVAALSGPNLAREIAEEQPAATVIACPDTDRAEALQAACHTVYFRPYTNPDLVGCELGGAVKNVIALAAGVAEGLGFGDNTRASLITRGLAETARLGLALGAELTTFAGLAGLGDLVATCSSPLSRNRTFGEKLGRGMTVEQVQESTKQTAEGVKSCRSVLDLARAHGVDVPITEAVVRVCHEGESPKNLVREIMSREAKPE